In one window of Dermochelys coriacea isolate rDerCor1 chromosome 3, rDerCor1.pri.v4, whole genome shotgun sequence DNA:
- the LOC119853462 gene encoding coiled-coil domain-containing protein 166-like isoform X2, with translation MPPKRRQKLQQEQKGQPAVAAPLEAVSKGAGASREEVLLQQEYSCLCKELEDMKGACVQLREENEFLQQEAQRLRAESQEFMCYVAKRAQRRQDAIISLNDQNKQAIEEIRREQQELLTLYQRKEAALQEQLLHKEGELLHLSKEVEGLQQIQALQQEQAAHIRELQGELVATRQQHTQRLQETKCHFLQEKAAFEQKSQQQVLCLLRQAQEVVARCMQEHSNQVKCENLELQQELHQLIQRSRTLHLHKRRLEEQAQQLLRERCYMQDMARLYHTHQGKK, from the coding sequence ATGCCCCCCAAGAGAAGGCAGAAACTGCAGCAAGAGCAGAAGGGGCAACCAGCTGTAGCTGCACCCCTGGAGGCAGTTTCTAAGGGGGCTGGAGCTAGCAGAGAAGAGGTGCTGCTACAGCAGGAGTACAGCTGTCTTTGCAAGGAGCTGGAGGACATGAAGGGGGCATGTGTTCAGCTTCGGGAGGAGAACGAGTTCCTGCAGCAAGAGGCCCAACGTCTCCGTGCTGAGAGCCAGGAATTCATGTGCTATGTGGCCAAGCGGGCCCAGCGGCGCCAGGATGCCATCATCTCCCTGAATGATCAGAACAAGCAGGCCATAGAGGAGATACGCAGGGAGCAGCAGGAACTGCTCACCCTCTACCAGAGGAAGGAGGCAGCTCTGCAGGAACAACTGTTGCACAAAGAGGGTGAACTTCTCCACCTTAGCAAGGAGGTTGAAGGCCTGCAGCAGATCCAGGCACTGCAGCAGGAGCAGGCTGCCCAtatcagggagctgcagggagagctggTGGCCACCAGGCAGCAGCACACTCAGCGCCTGCAGGAGACCAAATGCCATTTCCTGCAGGAGAAGGCAGCCTTTGAGCAGAAGTCCCAGCAGCAGGTGCTCTGCCTGCTGCGACAGGCACAGGAAGTGGTTGCACGGTGCATGCAGGAGCATAGCAACCAGGTGAAATGCGAGAACCTGGAGCTTCAGCAGGAGCTGCACCAGCTCATCCAGCGATCACGCACACTGCATTTACACAAGCGCCGGTTAGAGGAGcaggcacagcagctgctgcGAGAGCGTTGCTACATGCAAGACATGGCTCGCCTGTACCACACCCACCAGGGCAAGAAGTAG
- the LOC119853462 gene encoding coiled-coil domain-containing protein 166-like isoform X1, translating into MTPTPHTEKMSAAISFLDPLCFSGVAKGMGVLIGLTMPPKRRQKLQQEQKGQPAVAAPLEAVSKGAGASREEVLLQQEYSCLCKELEDMKGACVQLREENEFLQQEAQRLRAESQEFMCYVAKRAQRRQDAIISLNDQNKQAIEEIRREQQELLTLYQRKEAALQEQLLHKEGELLHLSKEVEGLQQIQALQQEQAAHIRELQGELVATRQQHTQRLQETKCHFLQEKAAFEQKSQQQVLCLLRQAQEVVARCMQEHSNQVKCENLELQQELHQLIQRSRTLHLHKRRLEEQAQQLLRERCYMQDMARLYHTHQGKK; encoded by the exons ATGACCCCAACACCACACACGGAGAAAATGTCAGCAGCAATTTCCTTCCTAGATCCTCTCTGCTTTAGTGGTGTAGCAAAAGGCATGGGGGTACTCATAG GCCTCACTATGCCCCCCAAGAGAAGGCAGAAACTGCAGCAAGAGCAGAAGGGGCAACCAGCTGTAGCTGCACCCCTGGAGGCAGTTTCTAAGGGGGCTGGAGCTAGCAGAGAAGAGGTGCTGCTACAGCAGGAGTACAGCTGTCTTTGCAAGGAGCTGGAGGACATGAAGGGGGCATGTGTTCAGCTTCGGGAGGAGAACGAGTTCCTGCAGCAAGAGGCCCAACGTCTCCGTGCTGAGAGCCAGGAATTCATGTGCTATGTGGCCAAGCGGGCCCAGCGGCGCCAGGATGCCATCATCTCCCTGAATGATCAGAACAAGCAGGCCATAGAGGAGATACGCAGGGAGCAGCAGGAACTGCTCACCCTCTACCAGAGGAAGGAGGCAGCTCTGCAGGAACAACTGTTGCACAAAGAGGGTGAACTTCTCCACCTTAGCAAGGAGGTTGAAGGCCTGCAGCAGATCCAGGCACTGCAGCAGGAGCAGGCTGCCCAtatcagggagctgcagggagagctggTGGCCACCAGGCAGCAGCACACTCAGCGCCTGCAGGAGACCAAATGCCATTTCCTGCAGGAGAAGGCAGCCTTTGAGCAGAAGTCCCAGCAGCAGGTGCTCTGCCTGCTGCGACAGGCACAGGAAGTGGTTGCACGGTGCATGCAGGAGCATAGCAACCAGGTGAAATGCGAGAACCTGGAGCTTCAGCAGGAGCTGCACCAGCTCATCCAGCGATCACGCACACTGCATTTACACAAGCGCCGGTTAGAGGAGcaggcacagcagctgctgcGAGAGCGTTGCTACATGCAAGACATGGCTCGCCTGTACCACACCCACCAGGGCAAGAAGTAG